The genome window CTCCTCCGGAGATCAGGAGTGGGGCCACCCTTTCGCGCTGATCAGCGGCGATGCAGGCGGGTGTGGTTCCCCGTGAGCCTGGCGGCGGCCGACCTGGGACACCAAGCTCGGCCGCCGATGGAGGTGGGTGACATCTCCATGACCTGGTGACGTCGTCGATCTGGAAGAGCGTCGATCCGGGAGACGGCGGAACTCACCGAGGGCTCGGAAAGCTCCCTCTGGGCACCGAATCCGAGGAGCCGGGCGGAGAAGTCAGGTCAGGCCGGGGCGTCGCGTATGAGTTGGCTCGAACATCCGTCGGCGTCGCGGCCTGTCCTCACCACGCCAGGTGGCGACTCCTGGTCGGGTACGTGCCACCACCGGCCGATATGCCGATTTGACAGGATGCCGCCACCTGCAATCCCGAACGTCCGCCACCCATCGGCACACGTAGGCGTCTGAACATGGGGCAGAAGGCGATCGCGCGTGGCCTCCCTCAAGGCGGACCCAGCCTGCGCCGCCTGTACAGGTTCAGCTCGTTCCGATTCGGCCGACCGGACCCGCCATCCATTCGCCATGCCCACCTAACGGCGGCTGAAGGAGCGTCATGCCGGACACTGGTAGCTGTGGCGACGACGAGCTGCGAGTGACCACGCTTATGCGCGTTGCCGTACTCCCGACCAGTGAAAGGCGGCCCAGATCAGACAGATCGTGGTCATCCATCAACCATAACGAGGAATCGGTTTATACAGCTCATCAGGGGAACAGCGGGATATTATCCAACGTGCACGCACATGGGAGATATATGCCATGACGGCCTCCCCGGCCGCCGGCCCGGATAACAACAGAAACGGAAGAGGCCAATAGACGGAGCCGGTCCATCAAAATCGGGGCTCCCGGCAAAGGGATGGCAGCGATCAACGAGGCCCACCCATACACAGACAATACATGCGCTGATTTAGCGCGCGAAGCCGGTAACCTACCCCTTTTCGCATCCTCTAGATCCGCCGGCAACCGCTCTTCGTATTCACGCGGCCACGGCGTGATCGTCCAGAAAAATGCGTTGCAGATGCGATCCGGATTGAATCTCCACACTCCAAACCTCTGAGGCTCCGACTCGCGCTCCCGTGTTGGCTTCTCAGGCGACCCCTATCTCGATGGACCCCAGGGGTCAGGCCATGCCCACCCACCCGGACCTGCCGCGGGTCTGCGAGGTTCGGCCCTCTCCCCCATCACTCGCTCGGCGAACCGATCCCGGCACGAGCCGGCGCGTGCCGTACGCCGCCTCGCCGTACGGCACGCGCCGTTCCGTGTCCAACGCTCAGCGGGGCCTCACCGTGGCTCTGCCAGAGGAGCGGGCCCCTTCCCCGGTTCAGTAGAGGGGCAGGCCGGTGTAGTTCTCGGCGAGCTCGGCCGCGGCGGCCCGTGAGGTGACGATCCGCTCGAGCTGGGCGAGCTGCAGCCGGGTCTGGAACGGGGTCTGCTCCGGGCCGAGGTGGAGGGTGGTGGTCATGAAGTACGAGAAGTGCTCGGCCCGCCAGACCCGCCGCAGCCGGGTGTCCGAGTAGGCGTCGAGCAGCTCACTCGACCCGGTGGTGTGCAGGTAGATGAAGGCGCGGGCGAGCACCGCCACGTCGCCGAGGGCGAGATTCAAGCCCTTCGCCCCGGTCGGGGGGACGATGTGCGCGGCGTCGCCGGCGAGGAAGACGCGCCGGTGGCGCATCGGCTCGGTGACGAAGCTGCGCATCGGCAGCACCGCCTTCGAGGTGATCGGCCCTCGCTCGAGCTTCCAGTCGCCGTCGATGGCGAAGCGCGCGTCCAGCTCGTCCCAGATGCGGTCGTCCGGCCACTCGTCCACGCCGGAGCCGTTCGGCACCTGCAGGTAGAGCCGGCTCACCGTGCGGCCGCGCATGCTGTGCAGGGCGAAGCCCCGCTCGGAGTGCGCGTAGATCAGCTCGTCGCAGGAGGGCGGCACGTCGGCGAGGATGCCGAGCCACGAGTACGGGTAGACGTGCTCGTACGTGGTGATCGCCCCGCGGATCGCCTCCCGGGTGATGCCGTGGAAGCCGTCGCAGCCGACCACGTACTCGCAGGTCAGCGTCTTCTCCCGCCCCTCGTGGACGAAGTGGATCACCGGCCGGTCGGCGTCGATCCCGGTGATCGCGGTCGCGGTCGCCTCGAACAGCAGCGGGGTGCCGTCCTCGAGGTGGAGCCGGATCAGGTCCTTCACCACCTCGGTCTGGGCGTAGACCATCACCCGGCGGCCGCCGGTGAGGGACGGGAAGTCGATCCGGTGGGAGCGGCGGGCGAACCGCAGCTCGATGCCGTCGTGGACCAGGCCCTCCCGGTCCATGCGCTCCCCCGCGCCGCATTCGCGCAGGATGTCGGCGGCGCCCTGCTCCAGGATGCCGGCGCGCTGCCGCTGCTCGACGTACGCGCGGTCGCGGCTCTCCAGGACCACGCAGTCGATCCCGGAGCGCCGCAGTAATCGGGCCAGCAGCAGACCGGCCGGCCCACCGCCCACGATCCCGACAGTGGTGCGCATCATCCCTTCCCTTCCTCTCGCAGGACTCGGTCGGCGACGGCGAACGCGGTGTTGGCCGCCGGGACCCCGCAGTACACGGCCGTCTGCAGCAGGACCTCCCGGATCTCCTCGGGGGTGAGCCCGTTGCGCAGGGCGGCCCGGACGTGCATGGCGAGCTCCTCGTAGTGGCCGCGGGCCACCAGCGCGGTGAGCGTGATGCAGCTGCGGACCCGGCGGCTCAGCCCGGGGCGGGTCCAGATCTCGCCCCAGGCGTACCGGGTGATGAGGTCCTGGAACGGGGCGGTGAAGGCCGTGGCGCCGGAGATCGCCCGGTCCACGTGCTCGTCGCCGAGCACCTCCCGCCGCACCGCCATCCCCGCGGCGTACCGCGCGGCGTCGCCGTACGGGCGCTCCCCCGCGAGGTGGCCGAGCATGGCGGCGAGCACCGGGGCGGGGCGCTCGACGTTGGCGAGGTGCGCGGCGCCCGGGATCTCGGTGAGCGCGGCCCCGGGGATGCCGTCGGCGAGCTCGCGGGCGTGCGCGGGCGGGGTGGCCGGGTCGTCCCGCCCGGCGATCACCAGGGTGGGCGCGGTGATCCGCCCCAGGTCGCCCCGGAGGTCGTAGCCGGCGAGCGCGTCGCAGCAGGCCGCGTAGCCCGCCGGGTCGGCGGCGCGCAGGTCGGCGAGGAGCGCCTGGGCCGCCGCGGACCCGGTGAATCCGGGGGTGAACCACCGCGCGGCCGCGGCCTCGGCCAGCACGCCCGTGCCCTTCTCCCGGACCAGCGCCGCCCGTTCGTGCCAGCCGGCCGGCTCGCCGAACCGCGCCGAGGAGCAGACGAGGATGAGCGAGCCGACCCGCTCGGGATGGTGGACGGCGAGCCAGGCGCCGACCGCGCCGCCGATCGAGATGCCCGCGTACGCGAACCGGCCGATCCCGAGCCGGTCGGCCAGGTCGAGCACGAGCCGGGCCAGGTCGGCGATGGTGGCCGTCCCGGGCTCCGTGCCCGGCAGCAGCCCGGCCGGGGACCGGCCGTGGCCGGGCAGGTCCCAGCGGATCACCCGGTGGTCGCGGGCGAGCGCGGGCACCTGGGGGTCCCACACCGCGAGCGAGGTGCCGAGCGAGGGCCCGAGGATCAGCGGCGGCGCGTCCTCCGGACCGTCGA of Thermobispora bispora DSM 43833 contains these proteins:
- a CDS encoding 4-hydroxybenzoate 3-monooxygenase; its protein translation is MRTTVGIVGGGPAGLLLARLLRRSGIDCVVLESRDRAYVEQRQRAGILEQGAADILRECGAGERMDREGLVHDGIELRFARRSHRIDFPSLTGGRRVMVYAQTEVVKDLIRLHLEDGTPLLFEATATAITGIDADRPVIHFVHEGREKTLTCEYVVGCDGFHGITREAIRGAITTYEHVYPYSWLGILADVPPSCDELIYAHSERGFALHSMRGRTVSRLYLQVPNGSGVDEWPDDRIWDELDARFAIDGDWKLERGPITSKAVLPMRSFVTEPMRHRRVFLAGDAAHIVPPTGAKGLNLALGDVAVLARAFIYLHTTGSSELLDAYSDTRLRRVWRAEHFSYFMTTTLHLGPEQTPFQTRLQLAQLERIVTSRAAAAELAENYTGLPLY
- the pcaD gene encoding 3-oxoadipate enol-lactonase: MTTTDGTRIPGHVIDGPEDAPPLILGPSLGTSLAVWDPQVPALARDHRVIRWDLPGHGRSPAGLLPGTEPGTATIADLARLVLDLADRLGIGRFAYAGISIGGAVGAWLAVHHPERVGSLILVCSSARFGEPAGWHERAALVREKGTGVLAEAAAARWFTPGFTGSAAAQALLADLRAADPAGYAACCDALAGYDLRGDLGRITAPTLVIAGRDDPATPPAHARELADGIPGAALTEIPGAAHLANVERPAPVLAAMLGHLAGERPYGDAARYAAGMAVRREVLGDEHVDRAISGATAFTAPFQDLITRYAWGEIWTRPGLSRRVRSCITLTALVARGHYEELAMHVRAALRNGLTPEEIREVLLQTAVYCGVPAANTAFAVADRVLREEGKG